gttgatccttttaaggtacaatttataattttttataatattttttatatacttattctattatattattcttttgataattttttatttgttgttacTCTAAGTTATTCTTATCGTCTAATGTTCCAGTTCGATTGTCTTTTGCCACAATCATTTACAATGCATCACATCCATGAAATACCTCATCGAGTTGTCTTCACTGATTCGGGTTCCAACTACATGGATATAAGCGTTCAAAGAAGAGGCAATAGTCTCTACTTTACCGAAGGATGTAAGCGTTCAGTTTTGCTAAATTCATgacaaattcaaatatgcaatttcaacgattggtaatatatttaaattttcttagtttaagctgttcattattagaataattttttaacatattttaatttttttcagaaattaccagctttcttttgcatgcatgcaatgcCATTGAGGGGAATAAGAGTTAGTTTGGTTTCTCGGTGTGGCAATTTTATACCTTGCCGCATTGCATGGATAGCGGATGATGAAGCTTATCTAACAAGAGGATGGTCTGATTTTGCACGAATTCTAAATATTAAAACTTGCGATGTTATTTCAGTTGGTTGTCGTTACAAGAATGATTCTATACTATACGTGAATAAGGATTAGAATATGTTCAATATTGTTTAGGTAATTTGGTTTTACtattagtatttgattaaattataattatagaattttaaattattgcctcaatttatatattacgaTTATTTTTCGTGGATGtgctatttttaaataatttaataaaatgaagTAGTGTAAGATattattaagtttatttttatcctttatttctttatttgtattttcattatatttaacaaaaaatgaaCCTACACATATATTAAATCGTTGACCTAAAGACAATTTATTTGTCAATAAAAAcagattttatttataattggaataaaatttatttaccAATAATCGgtggataaaattgaaattacacccgtgttatataattataattgattaattggtataaaatgaaattatacCCATGCCATGagtaataatctaaataattatatcttaacaaaatataatttgaaataatttataaacaattatcttaacaaaaataattatttaataattgatttaaaaatcaatgcaaaaaataattgttaataatagtattattaactgggtaaataatataattttaaattattacttgaaatataaataatatatgaaaatctattgagtaaatcaatgattttgcaccttaataatttgacaattattattcaattaaccagttaattgaattagtaataacaatttccaatttcaaattttgtatattaAGTAGTTATTAAAAACTGGGTAATAACGATTTACACAGGAAAATTATTGATAAATTCAATTAACCATATAGAAGATAATATACtaacagttttagtatattatttatgGCAAGCGAAATTATTTCCTcatattttctattaaaattgaaattagtaatagtttaaaaaaaggtttattaataaaattactaatagTCACATTTTTATACATAAGATATATgttttctatatattatttaaaaaatataatgaaacatGAATAATGAATGAGTATGTTATTTCTTCGACTAGCTAATTAATGCAAAATCGAGTACCTTTTTTTATTCGATTGAGGTCATATTCTGTTTGGTGAAAGTTTTAATCACCTTAATTAAATCCTGTCTTTGTGCCTTAACTTATACAAGTAGTAATATGTTACATATTATTTGGTATATCTAAGTAGTTATTTCTCATAGTGGAGAtgtaaaaaatcatattaaggTTTATTTCCAAATAATTAGTGGATGAATAATagtagattatattattttggaaaagtattttcattataattatatcaaattaatatttaattatgataaaatatgttaattataattatatcatagaattataataattacgatatttatgttatatattttaatcatttatgtacgtaaataattagaaatcaatcaaattaaattatcacGGTAAACAATATGTTGTATATTATTACGGAAAATAATCCgtagataaaattgaaattacacccgtatcatataattataattgatcaattgatataaaatgaaattatacCCGTGACATGagtaataatctaaataattatatcttaacaaaatataatttgaaataatttataaacaattatcttaacaaaaataattatttaataattgatttaaaaatcaatgcaaaatataatttttaataatagtattattaattaggtaaataatataatttcaaattattacttgaaatataaataatatatgaaaatcaATTGAGTAAATCAATAATTTTGCACCTTAATAATTTGACAATTATTACTCAATTAACCAGttaattaaattagtaataaaaatttccaatttcaaattttgtatattaAGTAATTATTAAAAACTGGGTAATAACGATTTACACGAAaaaatcattgataaattcaattaaccataaagaagataatatactaacagttttagtatattatttatgGCAAGGGAAATTATTTcctcaaattaaattttatataattatagtaaGTCTCTATAATTAAAGCAATATAAAACTGCTTCatatatagcaataatattatacatatttatatatctcttcttttatctctttttttaaaatattgacatataattaatgtaaaaaatatataatattaaactgTGTTGTTATgcatatatatgaatttatacAATAATCCGTATAATTTATACGTATGGCATAATACATATGTCAAAAAAAGATtccataatttttgaaaaccactgttttgttatatgaaattaaaattgaaattaaataatttctatttatataaGTTTTTTCTATTAGTATCAAGTATTTCCATTAAAAATTCATATCGTTTgtaattagtatatatatatatatatatatatatatatatatatatatatgtaagtCGTAATAGTCAATTGTTTCAATTATTTTGACGTTAATGCTCTTGCGAATGAACTAAGTGGGTATTTAAAAAGGCTAATTAATGAGCAGAAATTTGCATACGATCAAATAATTGGTGCTGTTAGCGGTAATATGGGTGGACTTTTCTTCTTATACGGTCAAGGTGGTTgtggaaaaatatttttatggtcAACTATATCATGCTCAATTAGGTCTAAAGGAGGTATAGTTTTAAATGTTGCTTCGAGTGGGATTGCTGCACTTTTGTTGCCTAATGGAAGAACTGCACATTCAAGGTTTAAAATTTCTTTTGCCATAAATGAGGATTCTTTGTGTAGCATTAAATAGGAAAGTCCTATTACAAGGTTAATATCCAAGCTAAGGCCAAATTAATCACATGGGATGAAGCTCCAATGATAAGTAAGTATTGTTACGAAGCTTTAGATAAATGCCTCAGAGACATCTTAAGATGCTCAGATTCGTATAATGCTCATTTGCCATTTGGAAGTAAAGTTGTTGTTCTCGGAGGAGATTTTAGACAAATTTTACCTGTGATTTCCAGAGGCTCAAGGCAAGATATAATTCAGTCTTCTATTAATTCTTCATATTTGTGGCATAACTGTAAGGTTTTGAAGCTTACAAAAAATATGAGATTGTCACTAGGTGAAAACAACAACATAAAAGAACTCAGAAATTTTGCagaatggctactcaaaattgGTGATGGTTTGGCTGGTGATACAACAGATGGTGAATCGATCGTTCATATACCATCTGACATTTTGATTAAGAACTCTGAGACAGCTTTGGATGACCTCATTGATTTCGTATATCCAAATATGTTATCCAATTTATCCGTTGAAAATTATTTCAAGGATAGAGCAATTCTTGCACCAACTTTAGATTTTTGTGTCACTGATGTCAACAACAAGATGACTGCAGGACTACCTGGACAAGAAAGAGCCTACTTAAGTTCAGACTCTGTGTGTGTTGAAGAGGGAAATATGGAATTTGAGTTAGATGCTTTCTCGCCGGAGATTCTAAATGGAATAAATTGTTCAGGTCTACCACCACACAAGTTGGTTCTGAAGGTTGGCGCTCCTGTTATGTTGCTGTGGAATATAGACCAAACTAATGGTTTGTGCAATGGCACGAGGATGCAAGTTAGAAGAATAGGAAATCATGTGATAGAATGCAAGATTTTAACTGGTAACAAAGCTGGAAGTATTGTTCTTATCCTAAGACTGAATCTAATTCCAAATAATGAAACATTGCCGGTCAGGTTTCAAAGAAGACAATTCCCAATTATCATGTCATTTGCAATGACAATAAATAAGTCCTAGGGACAAACTCTATTGAAAGTTGGAATTTACCTTCCAAGGCCAGTTTTCACCCATGGTCAATTGTATGTTGCGTTATCAAGGGTAACGAGTAAAGATGGTCTGCGAGTGCTGTTGCAAGATCATGGACACTTGGAAGATAACTGCACGATGAATGTGGTATATAGAGAAGTTTTTGAGAGCCTATAATAAAAAGGTAATAACAAAATGTCTTACtaaatctatttatttattaaaatttattactatcacttaaaaaatttagaaattctAGGAACTAATAGATGAATTCTTATTATACATTAAtagtttgaaaatattaaaattatcattaaaattcgtataattttattctcttgacaaacaattttataattatgttaatcatataattttatatacaaacATTGATACGGTGTTGTTTCATGTATATATTTTGCAGGTATCAAAAGATAGCATTGAATTGTTATTTAGTaggtttaaattatttattgtttattacaAAACTTTCTACATTAGGATTCTCTATTaatttgttcttcatttgagctgattttgatattttcttACTTTACAGTAAACCAACATATAAAATTTTGTTGGTAGATTTAAGTATTACTAGATTATTTATGGTCATATTGAGTATATATgcctgatttattaaaaaaagtagattaaataactattttatagttaatacaATTAATActatattaagaaaaaaaaacaacgcatacaagttatttttttattaattaaattattataattaaaatgaaatttaacataacaacttaaaattatgatttcaatcttatcacgtgcatggCACGGGTGATTAAACttgtttataatttaaaatttagagttaaaaattaaaatttaaaataaataatataaattttttattttggctAAAAAATGAGAAATGCTACtgcatcaaaatttattatttttgttattactTACCCATCAATTCAATTATTTtagtctaatttttttaatttagtaatttaacaacaaattttatcttatattttaaatattaatgacaAAAGAATagttaaaaacaataaatttagataattttttaatatttttttaataaatatcaaTTCTTTAGTATTACTTATCGTTACGTACACGTTGCCATTTACAATTTAGATTAGCTTATATATATGGCATTCTTCTCCcgtatcaatttttttaaaagaaaaaattaaaaactaaccaacctttttttttttcccttaatTATAAGGTACATGGTCTGGTCCAAAGTAACCACgaggaaaattaaattataaacaGTAAAGTACGTACGGTTCAAAGGTTTGACAAATGATTCATTCATCATGTTCATATATTTGTATGAGACAAACTGCAGAACTGGCCACACAGTCGTATATGGGAATCTTTCTTGTGAAAGCAAAGAAAGTCAACAACATATCTTTAATTGAGAATTGAGATTATATATCAACAGTTATTATCATTTAATATTACACTTGAATATCTAATGATACATATAATTGTCCTTTTCTCTAACTCCAACACTGTAAGCAGACCCCATGtgataatttgattaatttccTGTTATACAACTTTATATTCACAGTGCATGTTCAAGTGCTGACTAATTACCTTGGCAATATTAGAAATCATCATCAGAAGCATAAGCATGGagatatattttttgtgttattATCCTAGTATGGAAAGTTCATTGGGATTAATGATCAAACTATTTGAGAAAGCTAAGGCACTTAACCAAACTGGGAtctctaaattaattttaaaggtgTGTTACATGCTTGGTTTTAGAGGGTTTTGGAATTAATGAGAGAAAAAAAGTTTTGGAAGATTCTAGTGATCAGTATAGAACATAAATAAACCAACTTAATTATATTGCACCATTTAATGAAGGTAATTCACATTAAAATTTGAGGGTTTTTCAAAGAATATATATCAAGTAATTgtagaaaaaatatttagtttAGCCTCCAAATTTACACTCAAGttttaatttagtctttaaaattttaattgtttcAATTTAGTCCATaaacttttcaaattttaattatgttaGTCTTTGTGGTGGTTTCCGTCACAGAGTCAATTGAAAAGTTTAGGGACTAATtcgagaaaattaaaattttaaagactaCATTGAGATTAAGTGTAACTTTAGAGATTAAATTGAGTATTTTCTCTAATATATATCAATTAtgttacatatatataaaaaattatattattaaattaatccttcgtataaaatatatattaaaaaagagTTAAATAAAACATATAATAGATTTTTTATGAGAACAAGTATTTTTGAATATAGTTATACTAcgtgtacattaaaattagcCACCAAAATTAGCtatcagtataaaatacatgttagaatatatatacacattaaaaataaattaaaccatatatgtatatatgcaGTGATTGATTTTAATAGCTAATTTTAGTCTGCAAGTAACATTTTTGTTTTGAATATATATACCAAACCCACGTGACCACTCACACATGACACATCCCATAATTATACGGCGTTAGTAATAAGACAAGCGCGATTAATGGAGACATGTGAGTAGTTAGTTATAGCTAGTTATATACAGTTACACCGTTGTGCAGTCATGATATCCAGGCTCTAACACACATAAATCCGTTTTGAAGATATTATTCTGAGTGAAAAGAATAGCTCATGCAATGAAGCAATCTAAAGTCGGCGATTGTTGActttaaaaatacaaacacaTGACGttcaataaattaaagaaagaaagaaagataagaaaagTCACCAAAGCACTCTATGTGAATTGTGATAATAAAAGCggaagcaagaaaagaaaaaagaagaaatgctGGAAAGAATGGATACACAGAAGCCTTGAATCATTCACCCATGTCACCACCTTAGACGACATTGTTTACCTAATTACCgatttacctcttttctttgCCTCCCTTGGCATCATAAAGTCCCAACAACTAATGAGACTCATGACgcacatgcaaatgcaatatgTTTCTTCTCGCAATGTTGTTTAGCAAATATATACGTATGCATTATTCTTTAGTAATACATTTAAGGATTTCCTTAATTATGTCAAATTTTGTATATAAAGTCTTAGCTTTTTGTTTGtcttcttttttcaattaagtatATGAAACTTATAGTGAATGATGGTCAGGTTTTGTGTTCAATATATATCTTCGATTGGTTCATTTTGAAACCATATAATACGTTGAACGCTGATTGCTGAAATTTAATTATCTAAagtttttttatattcaaaacTAATCTAGTAACaccttttatttcttttaattatttgcAGTCCTAGTGACACATTATTGTTGCAACAACTTGACACGCAGAtactatatttatataaaattttaacagAAAATAAAGTTGCCAACATTTAAATGGAAGTGCAAATACTTAGTGAAAAAGGAGAATGATGAGTAACTTAATAAACAATTGAACTCTTTCTTTCATGTACAAGAGATATAGAATGTTAAAGAAAAGATAGAGACACCCATCAACAAAGCGTTTGTAGTCCAACGGTTAGGATAATTGCCTTCCAAGCAATAGACCCGGGTTCGACTCCCGGCAAACGCAATTGAGTGGttaatttgttttttctttttaattttgatatgcagtttcctttaattttagatattgaTTCATGTTGCAGAACTTCGCCATTTCAAATTTCAATGTTGATATCGTTAAATAAATCAACGTACAATGAAAAACTGCCAATTTGGAAAGTTGCAATGGTCTCCTCGTGAATTTGCTTTGTTTCTGCAAAAATGCTTGAAGGCCAAAGGCTTGAGAGCTGGCATGCAGGTCCATGCCACGTTGCTCACTTCTGGAACCAACATGAACACTTTCTCTCTGAGTTCAAAGCTTCTTGCTATGTATGCTGGTTGTGGTGATCTTAAATCAGCAAGGCTTTTGTTCACAAAAATTGAGAACCCAAATGTCTTTTCTTTCAATTGGATGGTTCTTGGTTTGGCCTATAACGGTTACTATGATGATGCACTTTGGTACTTTCGTTGGATGCGTCAGCTTGGTCACTTGGGCAACCAGTTCACCTTTCCCATTGTTCTTAAGGCCTGCGTTGGGTTAATGGATGTGAACAAGGGGATGCAGGTTCATGCCATGACTTGTGTGATGGGTTTTCAAGATGATGTCTCTGTTGCCAATGCTCTCATAGATATGTATTGTAAATGTAGACTGGTTTCTTATGCCTGCCAAGTGTTTGATATAATGCCTGTGAGAGATGTTGCCTCATGGACATCGATGATTTGTGGGTTTTGTAACTCAGGGAAGATTGAGGAGGCGTTGGTGTTGTTTGAGAGGATGAAGTTGGATGGATTGGAGCCAAATGAGTTCACGTGGAATGTTATGATCGGTGCATATGCTCGATCGAAGGATACCAGCAAGGCTTTTGGTTTCGCTGATAGAATGAAGAAAGAGGGGTTTGTTCCTGATCTGGTTGCGTGGAATGCATTGATTTCTGGCTTTGTGCAGAATCATAAAGACATGGAAGCATTGAAGTTGTTTCGGGAGATGCTAAATTCAGGGATTCAACCTAATCAAGTAACTATTGCAGCACTGCTTCCTGCATGTGGATCATCAGGTTATATTATATGGGGAAGAGAAATTCATGGATTTATACTAAGGAAGGGGTTTGATTTCAATGTTTTCATTGCAAGTGCTCTTATTGACATGTACTCAAAATGTGGGAATTTAAAAGATGCTCAGAATGTATTTGACAGCATTCCGAATAAGAATGTTGCATCATGGAATGCAATGATTGATTGCTATGGAAAATATGGGATGATTAATTCCTCCTTGGAGCTGTTTAGAAAATTGCAAGAGCAAGGTTTGCAGCCAAATGAAGTTACTTTTACATGTCTTCTTTCAGCATGCAGCCATAGTGGTTCAGTGCAAAAAGGCTTAGAGATATTTAGATTAATGAAAGAACATTACGGGATTGAGGCAACCTTGCAGCATTATGCTTGTGTTGTTGATCTCTTCTGTCGCTCTGGAAAGACAGTTGAAGCATACGAATTTCTCAAGACGATGCCAATGCAAATGACAGAATCAATTGCGGGAGCTTTTCTGAATGGGTGCAATATCCATGGAAGAAGTGATTTAGCGAAATTGATGGCGGACGAACTAATGAAAATACAGCTAAAAGGACCTGTTGGCTTTGTAACACTATCTAATATTTATGCAGCAGATGGTGAGTGGGATCAGGTTGGAAACTTGAGGAAGGTCATGAAGGAGAAAAATGTTCACAAGAGTCCTGGTTTTAGTTGGCTTGAAAAGCCAGGTGAGACTCTTGCCATGTGACATAATATAATGTGATTGGTGATCTAGTCTTTCACATTTCGCTGCAAAATGCAAATATGTATAGTCTGGGAGGTTTTCATAGGAAGTTCTAGTCAACTCAGTTTCATTCATCTACTGATAAAAAAACATAGAACTGATGGAATGGGAACTCTGCTGCAGCTCATGGTTGTATTAATGCACTTCTGACCATTTATGACCACAGCTTGCCAAAAGTGAAGTTTATTTCATTTTCACCTTATATTCTCCTCCTACTACCAAACAAGAATCATTAGTCCGAGTATGTAAATAAACCAGTTTTGTgacaaatatttataatttcgatatttttaatttgggacgcattttgtaataatttattgaaatgaaattgaattttattaaaataattttgataaataaatacactaatacattatttgtaaaattctacATTCATTATAAAGAGAActaatacttttttttatagatGTATTTTGATGGAATGAATAATTTTCATccctttttaaaaaagaaaggaTGGTGAGGCCTTGAAATTGCAGTATATATGTTGCGAATTTGTTTGGAAATTTCCAGGCAAATGATGTGCATACACAGAAGAAAACGAAGGTAATCTCTTTTGACTGTTGTTTATGCATTGAAATTTCAAAAGTATACCTGTCAAAGTGAATGAATTATTTGTTGTTTGACTATGTCAAATTATCAAACAGCATGACTTTGAGTGTACTATCTGCACAAAACTCGCATCTCTGTATCTAATTAGAAACCACCAGAATCTTTTAGTTTCAATTAGCATGGTGGAAGGATATCTTGTTCCAAATATGATTAGCAATTCCAATTCATTAATGTTGATGATGGTATTAATACTGGTTGCCACGGTGCCGGGGATATGCCACGGTGAAGATGGGTGTGGAGGACACAGGTGCGGACGCCATGGCCCTCCGATTCGATTCCCATTCCGTCTTAAAGACAAGGAGCCCACTCACTGCGGTTACCCTGCCTTTGATCTCACTTGTTCTGATTCTCATGACACCTTCATTGAGTTCTCTGCTTCTCCTGTCCCACTTAAACTCCTTGTCACTGATATCCAATATGAATATAACTCTTTCCAAGTCTCTGACACGCAAAATTGCCTTCCCACCCACTTGCTCAAACTCATCAAAAATTCTTCCTCAATTTCTCCTTTCCAGTTCAGTTGGGATCAGACTCTGAACGATATATCTTTCTTCAATTGTTCACCTGATCCGCAATATCAACTCTCCTGCCCCATTTACGTTGCTGACAGCTACGATTCACTCCTCAGTTCCAATCTCGTATCTTGCACCAAGATTTTTGACATTTCTTCAACCTTCTCTGACCCAGAATTAGTAGTTTGGTACAATACTTTGGATTTGTGGTGGTCGAAACCTAATTGTAGCATGTGTGAAACACAAGGCAAGAGATGTAAACTGAAGAACAATGGCACTCAAGGTGAAGTTGAGTGCTTCGGCCACCATCATAATAACTTGCTCTTTGGCTCCACAGGTGATTGATACacattaattatataataaattatttatctttCTGATTAGTTTCTGAGATTATGTAATAGTATTCCTGAACATGCATACATGTCCATATATGTAGGTGTTGTGGCAGGTTTAATTCTGCTGGCAGCAGTGGCTATTGCAGTGTTTAAGATCTATCAGCATTTTAGAATGAAAGGAGAAGATCGAGCAAGAATTGACAAGTTCTTGGAAGATTACAGGGCACTCAAGCCTACCAGATTCTCTTATGCTGATGTTAAGAGGATGACAAATGGTTTCAAGGACAAGCTGAGTGAAGGAGGTCATGGAGCAGTCTTCAAGGGCATGCTCTCCTCAGAAATCGGCGTAGCTGTGAAAATACTCAACAGCAACACGGAGGGTGAAGGGAAAGATTTCAGTTTCACCAACGAGGTGGGAACCATGGGCAAAATTCACCATGTCAATGTGGTTCGCTTACTTGGCTTTTGTGCGCAAGGATTTCATTGTGCTCTAGTTTATGATTTCTTTCCAAAAGGTTCATTGCAAAACTTCATATCCACGCCAGATAACAAGGACTTCTTCCTTGGATGGGAGAAGCTTCACCAAATTGCCCTTGGTGTTGCTAGAGGCATTGAGTATCTTCACCATGGTTGTGAGCAACAGATCCTTCATTTTGACATCAATCCCCACAATATCTTACTTGATGACAACTTCACTCCCAAGATTACTGATTTTGGGCTTGCCAAGTTGTgttccaaagatcagagcaaAGTTTCAATGACAGCAGCCAAGGGAACCATGGGCTACATTGCGCCTGAAATTGTCTCAAGAAACTTTGGAAATGTGTCTTACAAAGCAGACATTTATAGCTATGGGATATTGTTGCTTGAAATGGTAGGAGGAAGGAAAAACATAGAGATGGAAGTTGAGGGGTCTTTAAGGATTTTATACCCCGAATGGGTGCATAATTTGCTTGATGGGGGAGATTTTCATGTACACATTGAAGATGAGAAAGACAATAAACTTGCAAAGAAAATTGCAATTGTTGGACTACAATGCATTCAGTGGCAGCCATCAGATCGTCCTTCCATCAAAACTGTCATAAGTATGTTAGAAGGAGATGCAGACAAATTAAGTGTACCTCGTAATCTTTTCGACTTAACAAATTCTATTAGCAGAGGACGACGAATAACCAACCAGATAAGGCCTTTAAATTTAGAGTTGGAGAGGATTGAAGAATCAGATCATTGTCAAACAAGTTCTTTCTAATATGCATTATAAAGAGAGTATATTTTgcaatagttttatcttctgaTCAGTTATTCTGGTTACTGTATGTATTTGCAATTTGATTTGGATGAAGTTTAATTGAAAATTAGCATTCTAAACTCGCCCATTACTTTAATTTAGAAGGTAATAATATACTGTAACAATGTTTTTATGGTAAATATAAAGAGATACgtaatttattattgttaatctGAGTTAATTAAGATGAGACTGAGTGTATATGCGCTGGTTAAATCATGCATCAAATTTCgaagtaaaaattaaaaactatatCAGTTGGGATGACAGCTTATATAGCCAGAATCAAGTTGCAGCTAGATAATTAACTGCCTAACACATTGCTTAGTTCCGTAACAGATTTATAACTAACTACAATCAGTATAACTAACTGCTATACGACTAACTACCCCACCATGTTGTCAGATTTAACTTGTAAGATTAAATATTAATATCATTACTCATTACTGTTGACTCAATAATCAA
This sequence is a window from Arachis stenosperma cultivar V10309 chromosome 10, arast.V10309.gnm1.PFL2, whole genome shotgun sequence. Protein-coding genes within it:
- the LOC130955384 gene encoding uncharacterized protein LOC130955384, yielding MGGLFFLYGQGGCGKIFLWSTISCSIRSKGGKSYYKVNIQAKAKLITWDEAPMISKYCYEALDKCLRDILRCSDSYNAHLPFGSKVVVLGGDFRQILPVISRGSRQDIIQSSINSSYLWHNCKVLKLTKNMRLSLGENNNIKELRNFAEWLLKIGDGLAGDTTDGESIVHIPSDILIKNSETALDDLIDFVYPNMLSNLSVENYFKDRAILAPTLDFCVTDVNNKMTAGLPGQERAYLSSDSVCVEEGNMEFELDAFSPEILNGINCSGLPPHKLVLKVGAPVMLLWNIDQTNGLCNGTRMQVRRIGNHVIECKILTGNKAGSIVLILRLNLIPNNETLPVRVTSKDGLRVLLQDHGHLEDNCTMNVNFAISNFNVDIVK
- the LOC130955385 gene encoding pentatricopeptide repeat-containing protein At5g59600-like, yielding MKNCQFGKLQWSPREFALFLQKCLKAKGLRAGMQVHATLLTSGTNMNTFSLSSKLLAMYAGCGDLKSARLLFTKIENPNVFSFNWMVLGLAYNGYYDDALWYFRWMRQLGHLGNQFTFPIVLKACVGLMDVNKGMQVHAMTCVMGFQDDVSVANALIDMYCKCRLVSYACQVFDIMPVRDVASWTSMICGFCNSGKIEEALVLFERMKLDGLEPNEFTWNVMIGAYARSKDTSKAFGFADRMKKEGFVPDLVAWNALISGFVQNHKDMEALKLFREMLNSGIQPNQVTIAALLPACGSSGYIIWGREIHGFILRKGFDFNVFIASALIDMYSKCGNLKDAQNVFDSIPNKNVASWNAMIDCYGKYGMINSSLELFRKLQEQGLQPNEVTFTCLLSACSHSGSVQKGLEIFRLMKEHYGIEATLQHYACVVDLFCRSGKTVEAYEFLKTMPMQMTESIAGAFLNGCNIHGRSDLAKLMADELMKIQLKGPVGFVTLSNIYAADGEWDQVGNLRKVMKEKNVHKSPGFSWLEKPGETLAM